The Sulfuricaulis sp. region CCAGCCACGCAGGTCGAATCGATGTGCCAGGCGATAGACATACGGTCGAAACCCCACGCCCTGCACGCGCCCGCTGATCGTCAGGCGCAGTGCCTGACGCGGGGCGTCGGGATGAAGCATCTGTTGTGGCGTATTGCGCTTGGGCATGAGAGAGGATCGCGACGCTGTGCAGACCAGCGACGCGCTCAGGCTTCCCGATAGCGGGGATGCTTTTCGGAAGTCGCTGGGCTGGAATGATGCGCCGCCATTTCCGCATGCATCCGGGCGCCATCGGACTGGATTGCCGGGCGCAGGCTTTGTCCATGCCGTGCGCGTTGCCGTTGTGTGAGGAGTTCCTGCCGCAGCCAGTCAAACCAGGCGTCGAGGCCATCCTTTGTTTTCGCTGACAGACGCAATACCGGGGCCGGGTTGGCGAGCTGACGCAGGTAATGTTCGGCGCGGTCGGGATCGAAATCGTCCAGGGCCGGCAACAGATCGGTTTTGGTGAGCAGCACGAGATCGGCGGCGCGGAACATCACGGGGTATTTGGCCGGCTTGTCGTCGCCTTCGGTGACCGATAGCAGAGTGATGTTGCGATGCTGGCCCAGATCGAAACTGGCAGGGCACACCAGGTTGCCGACGTTCTCGATGAACAGGATGTCGATATCTGCGAGCTTCATATGATGCAAGGCATCGTGGACCATGTGCGCGTCGAGATGGCAGGCGGAACCGGTGGTGATCTGTACCGCCGGCACGCCCTTGGCGCGGATGCGCGCGGCGTCATTTTCGGTTTCGAGATCGCCCTCGATGACGGCGATGCGGAATTTATGCTTGAGCGCTTCGATGGTGGCTTCCAGCAGCAGCGTCTTGCCCGAACCCGGTGA contains the following coding sequences:
- the hypB gene encoding hydrogenase nickel incorporation protein HypB, which gives rise to MCETCGCNITPGNEHLARQKNSQGQDAVTVLKNLLGANDQVASHNREHFDLHGVLALNLMSSPGSGKTLLLEATIEALKHKFRIAVIEGDLETENDAARIRAKGVPAVQITTGSACHLDAHMVHDALHHMKLADIDILFIENVGNLVCPASFDLGQHRNITLLSVTEGDDKPAKYPVMFRAADLVLLTKTDLLPALDDFDPDRAEHYLRQLANPAPVLRLSAKTKDGLDAWFDWLRQELLTQRQRARHGQSLRPAIQSDGARMHAEMAAHHSSPATSEKHPRYREA